Proteins encoded by one window of Streptomyces uncialis:
- a CDS encoding rhomboid family intramembrane serine protease: protein MIGSWGGDRTARPGGAARGRSAPVTYALIAACALIFLLGPVPGLNPGYGTGDGLLAAQRSYFARWGVIPAELFSGAPRALLTPVTALFVHGSWLHLLGNMLFLHVFGTMAEERLGRLRYLVLYVVCGALALTGYATAHAGQPDGGQTLVGASGAISAVLGAFLYLFPTARVTSLFPFLFFLPLRFPAWMVLPFWVALQWLAASRDGQGPGVAYLAHLIGFGLGFLGCWAGYGRLRPGLPRSPATIREEPDRGGLE from the coding sequence ATGATCGGCTCCTGGGGTGGTGACCGGACGGCCCGGCCGGGCGGGGCGGCGCGCGGCCGCTCGGCGCCGGTGACGTACGCGCTGATCGCGGCATGCGCGCTGATCTTCCTGCTCGGACCGGTCCCGGGCCTGAACCCGGGGTACGGCACGGGGGACGGGTTGCTCGCCGCACAAAGGTCCTATTTCGCCCGCTGGGGAGTGATCCCCGCCGAACTGTTCTCCGGGGCGCCCCGGGCCCTGCTCACCCCCGTCACCGCCCTGTTCGTGCACGGGAGCTGGCTGCATCTGCTCGGCAACATGCTCTTCCTCCACGTCTTCGGGACGATGGCCGAGGAGCGCCTGGGACGGCTGCGCTACCTCGTCCTGTACGTGGTGTGCGGCGCGCTCGCGCTGACCGGGTACGCGACGGCGCACGCGGGGCAGCCGGACGGGGGTCAGACCCTGGTGGGGGCGTCGGGGGCGATCTCGGCGGTCCTGGGGGCATTCCTGTACCTCTTCCCCACGGCACGGGTCACCAGTCTGTTCCCGTTCCTGTTCTTCCTGCCGCTGCGCTTTCCGGCCTGGATGGTGCTGCCGTTCTGGGTGGCGCTCCAGTGGCTGGCGGCGAGCCGGGACGGCCAGGGGCCGGGGGTGGCGTACCTGGCGCATCTGATCGGCTTCGGGCTCGGGTTCCTGGGCTGCTGGGCCGGGTACGGCCGCCTGCGGCCGGGTCTCCCCAGGAGCCCCGCCACGATCCGGGAGGAGCCGGACAGGGGCGGGCTAGAGTGA
- a CDS encoding response regulator transcription factor — protein sequence MNRILIVEDEERIASFVQKGLRSNGFTTTVVGDGEAAYDYAVTGGFDLIVLDIGLPGKDGFTVLRQLREARISVPVIVLTARDSVRDTVAGLEGGADDWMTKPFRFEELLARVRLRLRTAARAPEVTVLRSGELTLDLRTRRARSGERTVDLTAREFVLLELFLRHPGQVLSREQILSHVWGYDFDPGSNIVDVYVRALRKKLGADRVETVRGMGYRLPE from the coding sequence GTGAACCGGATACTCATCGTGGAGGACGAGGAACGCATCGCCTCCTTCGTGCAGAAGGGGCTGCGCTCCAACGGCTTCACCACCACCGTCGTCGGCGACGGCGAAGCGGCCTACGACTACGCCGTCACCGGCGGATTCGACCTGATAGTCCTCGACATCGGACTGCCCGGCAAGGACGGCTTCACCGTCCTGCGGCAGCTGCGCGAGGCCCGGATCTCCGTCCCGGTGATCGTGCTCACCGCACGGGACTCCGTACGGGACACCGTCGCCGGTCTCGAAGGCGGCGCCGACGACTGGATGACCAAGCCGTTCCGCTTCGAGGAACTGCTGGCCCGGGTCCGGCTCCGGCTGCGCACCGCCGCCCGCGCCCCCGAGGTCACCGTGCTGCGCAGCGGGGAACTGACCCTCGACCTGCGCACCCGCCGCGCCCGCTCCGGCGAGCGCACCGTCGACCTGACCGCCCGCGAGTTCGTCCTGCTGGAACTGTTCCTGCGCCACCCCGGCCAGGTCCTGTCCCGCGAGCAGATCCTGTCCCACGTATGGGGCTACGACTTCGACCCCGGCTCCAACATCGTCGACGTCTACGTCCGCGCCCTGCGCAAGAAGCTCGGCGCCGACCGAGTCGAAACAGTAAGAGGAATGGGCTACCGCCTCCCGGAGTAA
- a CDS encoding aminotransferase class V-fold PLP-dependent enzyme, whose protein sequence is MSAAVTPTTTAAVTDPSDPACLAPLPVLGREVSVPLVTGGEVTYAALDYAASAPALQRVWDDVAAYAPYYGSVHRGAGYLSQLSTDLFENARETVASFLGCRAGDQVVFTRSTTDSLNLLAAALPAGCEVFVFETEHHASLLPWRDARVTYLDAPRTPADAVTTLERALADRDPYGPALVCVTGASNVTGELWPVRELAAAAHAHGARIVLDAAQLAPHHPVSVAELDVDWIAFSGHKLYAPFGSGVLAGRADWLREAEPYLAGGGASRKVSRRADGGVDVEWHDSAARHEAGSPNVIGVYAIASACKALTEAGFDDLVARERYLIGLVRAGLAQVPEVRVLSLFGDDAPRVGVISFVVDGWNSSHFAAALSAEYGIGVRDGLFCAHPLVRTLLGTDPQDPGECGAPEAAPGERSLNAIRVSFGAGTPDEHVERFVRAVKELVADGARWNYRTEDGRCVPDTTASA, encoded by the coding sequence ATGTCCGCAGCCGTCACCCCGACCACCACCGCTGCTGTCACCGACCCGTCCGACCCGGCCTGCCTGGCCCCGCTGCCCGTCCTCGGGCGGGAGGTGAGCGTCCCGCTGGTGACCGGCGGCGAGGTCACCTACGCGGCCCTCGACTACGCGGCGAGCGCCCCCGCGCTCCAGCGGGTGTGGGACGACGTCGCCGCCTACGCCCCGTACTACGGCAGTGTGCACCGGGGCGCCGGCTACCTCTCGCAGCTCTCGACCGACCTGTTCGAGAACGCGCGGGAGACCGTCGCCTCGTTCCTCGGCTGCCGTGCGGGTGACCAGGTCGTCTTCACCCGCTCCACCACCGACTCGCTCAATCTGCTCGCCGCCGCCCTGCCCGCCGGGTGCGAGGTCTTCGTGTTCGAGACGGAGCACCACGCGTCGCTGCTGCCCTGGCGCGACGCCCGGGTCACCTACCTCGACGCGCCGCGCACCCCCGCCGACGCCGTGACGACCCTGGAGCGGGCGCTCGCCGACCGGGACCCGTACGGCCCGGCCCTGGTGTGTGTGACGGGTGCGTCGAACGTGACCGGTGAGCTGTGGCCCGTCCGGGAGCTGGCCGCCGCCGCGCACGCGCACGGCGCGCGGATCGTGCTGGACGCCGCGCAGCTCGCGCCCCATCACCCGGTGTCGGTGGCCGAACTCGACGTCGACTGGATCGCGTTCTCCGGGCACAAGCTGTACGCGCCGTTCGGATCCGGGGTGCTGGCGGGACGCGCCGACTGGCTGCGCGAGGCGGAGCCGTACCTGGCGGGCGGCGGTGCCTCGCGGAAGGTGTCGCGCCGCGCGGACGGGGGAGTGGACGTCGAGTGGCACGACAGCGCCGCGCGCCACGAGGCGGGATCGCCCAATGTGATCGGGGTGTACGCGATCGCCTCCGCGTGCAAGGCGCTCACCGAGGCCGGGTTCGACGATCTGGTGGCCCGTGAGCGGTATCTGATCGGACTGGTGCGCGCCGGGCTCGCCCAGGTGCCCGAGGTGCGGGTGCTGTCGCTGTTCGGGGACGACGCGCCCCGGGTCGGGGTGATCTCATTCGTGGTGGACGGCTGGAACAGCTCGCACTTCGCGGCGGCCCTGTCCGCCGAGTACGGCATCGGGGTGCGCGACGGACTGTTCTGCGCCCATCCGCTGGTGCGGACCCTGCTGGGCACCGACCCGCAGGACCCGGGCGAGTGCGGTGCCCCGGAGGCCGCGCCGGGCGAACGGTCCCTGAACGCCATCCGGGTCAGCTTCGGCGCGGGCACCCCCGACGAGCATGTGGAGCGGTTCGTACGCGCCGTCAAGGAGCTGGTCGCGGACGGCGCGCGCTGGAACTACCGGACCGAGGACGGGCGCTGCGTACCGGACACGACCGCGTCCGCGTGA
- the trpD gene encoding anthranilate phosphoribosyltransferase — protein MSAVPPVGGDTTAGRSWPQVLNALLSGEDQAADATSWAMDRILRGEASDAQIAGFAVALRAKGETVEELTGLVRTMYEHARLIDVPGPSVDIVGTGGDGARTVNISTMSAIVVAGTGAKVVKHGSRAASSASGASDVLEKLGVNLELSPERVVEVAEEAGITFCFAVKFHPALRNVALARRDLGIRTVFNFLGPLTNPARVMAQATGVADARMAPIMAGVLAERGSSALVFRGDDGLDELTTTATSKVWVVRGGAVAEHAFDPRDVGLDLVPVEALRGADASYNADVARRLLAGETGPVRDAVLLNSAAALVALAPGAGALEEQLRAGIARAAEAVDSGAARRVLERWVAASQ, from the coding sequence ATGAGCGCTGTGCCCCCCGTTGGAGGCGACACCACGGCGGGCCGTTCCTGGCCCCAGGTGCTGAACGCGCTGCTGTCCGGTGAGGACCAGGCCGCCGACGCGACCTCCTGGGCCATGGACCGCATCCTGCGCGGTGAGGCCAGCGACGCCCAGATCGCGGGCTTCGCGGTCGCGCTGCGGGCCAAGGGCGAGACCGTGGAGGAGCTGACCGGGCTCGTCCGCACGATGTACGAGCACGCCCGGCTGATCGACGTGCCCGGCCCGAGCGTCGACATCGTCGGCACCGGCGGGGACGGCGCCCGGACGGTGAACATCTCCACGATGTCCGCGATCGTCGTCGCCGGCACGGGGGCGAAGGTCGTCAAGCACGGGAGCCGGGCCGCGTCGTCCGCGAGCGGCGCCTCGGACGTGCTGGAGAAGCTGGGCGTCAATCTGGAGCTGTCGCCCGAGCGGGTCGTCGAGGTCGCCGAGGAGGCGGGCATCACCTTCTGCTTCGCGGTGAAGTTCCACCCCGCGCTGCGCAATGTCGCCCTCGCCCGCCGGGACCTCGGCATCCGTACGGTCTTCAACTTCCTGGGGCCGCTGACCAACCCGGCGCGGGTCATGGCGCAGGCGACCGGCGTCGCGGACGCCCGGATGGCGCCGATCATGGCCGGGGTGCTCGCCGAGCGGGGTTCGTCCGCGCTGGTGTTCCGCGGGGACGACGGGCTGGACGAGCTGACCACCACCGCCACCTCGAAGGTATGGGTGGTACGCGGCGGGGCGGTCGCGGAGCACGCGTTCGACCCCCGGGACGTGGGGCTCGACCTGGTGCCGGTCGAGGCGCTGCGGGGCGCGGACGCGTCGTACAACGCGGATGTCGCGCGGCGGTTGCTGGCGGGGGAGACCGGGCCGGTGCGGGACGCGGTCCTGCTGAACTCCGCGGCGGCGCTGGTGGCGTTGGCGCCGGGTGCGGGGGCGCTGGAGGAGCAGCTCCGGGCGGGGATCGCGCGGGCCGCGGAGGCGGTTGATTCCGGGGCGGCGCGGCGTGTGCTTGAGCGATGGGTCGCCGCGAGCCAGTAG
- a CDS encoding glycerate kinase family protein: MLTRFAVAPSGFKESLSAQSAAEAIAEGVRRVVPEAEIDLIPLVDGGEGTALALATASGGQLVRLRATGPTGERIGTHFALLGDTGGTAVVEMAAVAGLSLVPRDLRDPGVTTTYGVGELIGAALDTGARRILVGCGDSGTSDGGAGALQALGARLLDADGRELPAGGTALIRLARIDTSGLDPRLADTEIRVACNPFNVLCGERGVARVFGPQKGATPEQVELLAAALEHWATVLTRDLAVTTDLFHGTGTGASGGLGAGLAALGARLLPRFDVLLDHLGLDERLARADLVVTAEGALDHQTPRGKVPAEVARRAKLYGRPVLALAGTLGEGAHQVRAIGVDAYGSIMPAPVSLTEALGRGGEFLTDATERALRMIQIGTRLSGGRTHADAVVSGTQRPSSVR, from the coding sequence ATGCTGACCCGATTCGCCGTGGCACCCAGCGGTTTCAAGGAGTCCCTGTCCGCCCAGTCCGCAGCCGAGGCCATCGCGGAGGGCGTCCGCAGGGTCGTCCCCGAGGCGGAGATCGACCTGATACCGCTCGTCGACGGCGGGGAGGGCACCGCGCTCGCCCTCGCCACCGCGTCCGGCGGCCAGCTGGTGCGGCTGCGGGCCACCGGCCCCACGGGGGAACGGATCGGAACGCACTTCGCGCTCCTCGGGGACACCGGCGGCACCGCCGTGGTGGAGATGGCCGCCGTCGCCGGACTGTCGCTCGTCCCGCGTGATCTGCGGGACCCGGGCGTCACCACCACCTACGGTGTCGGGGAGCTGATCGGGGCCGCCCTGGACACCGGGGCACGTCGTATCCTCGTCGGCTGCGGCGACTCGGGGACCTCCGACGGCGGCGCGGGCGCCCTCCAGGCGCTCGGCGCCCGGCTGCTCGACGCGGACGGACGCGAACTGCCCGCCGGCGGCACCGCGTTGATCCGGCTCGCCCGTATCGACACCAGCGGCCTCGACCCCCGGCTGGCCGACACCGAGATCCGGGTCGCCTGCAACCCCTTCAACGTACTGTGCGGCGAGCGCGGGGTGGCCCGGGTCTTCGGCCCGCAGAAGGGCGCGACCCCCGAGCAGGTCGAACTGCTCGCCGCCGCCCTGGAGCACTGGGCGACGGTCCTCACCCGCGATCTCGCCGTCACCACCGACCTGTTCCACGGCACCGGCACCGGCGCCTCGGGCGGGCTCGGCGCCGGACTCGCCGCGCTGGGCGCGCGGTTGCTGCCCCGCTTCGATGTCCTCCTCGACCACCTCGGCCTGGACGAACGGCTCGCCCGCGCCGATCTCGTCGTCACCGCCGAGGGCGCCCTGGACCACCAGACCCCGCGCGGCAAGGTCCCCGCCGAGGTCGCCCGCCGCGCCAAGCTGTACGGACGTCCCGTCCTCGCGCTCGCCGGCACCCTCGGCGAGGGCGCCCACCAGGTCCGGGCCATCGGGGTCGACGCGTACGGCTCGATCATGCCCGCGCCGGTCAGCCTCACCGAAGCGCTGGGCCGGGGCGGCGAGTTCCTCACCGACGCCACCGAGCGGGCCCTGCGCATGATCCAGATCGGCACCCGGCTGAGCGGCGGCCGGACTCACGCGGACGCGGTCGTGTCCGGTACGCAGCGCCCGTCCTCGGTCCGGTAG
- a CDS encoding sensor histidine kinase gives MTTADPVRRRLSARLRILLWLLLVMAVALGAVAFATRSVLLRDADHRINGLLAQEAKEFANLADRGVDPNTGDPFTDPDALLRLFLMRQYADPDEELLGLTDVPGQDPVTKVQPRETRVDHPLAADKPALKKVFESRHATGTLHRPQGEVRWAKVTIASSPGHPPAAFVVAFHPAGEQAKANDVFTMLIAISGVALLMTTGIGWAVAGRILRPVRIIRSTAAQLTEQDLTRRIPVQGRDDIAALADTFNAMLDRLERAFAAQREFVDDAGHELRTPITIVRGHLELMGDDPAEREETVRIVLEELERMSRIVEDLLLLAKSERPDFVSPEPVQLGELTADVFVKARALGDRDWSLAGLADAEVHLDAQRITQAMVQLAQNAVQHTVPGQQVAIGSRVQEGRVELYVADSGPGVQPQDAGVIFERFRRGTARRGARGTGAGLGLAIVKAIAEGHGGRVELRPTEGGGATFVLVLDDPDGTTVLMPALEEPTKEAAL, from the coding sequence GTGACGACGGCTGATCCGGTGCGCCGCCGGCTCTCCGCACGGCTGCGCATCCTCCTGTGGCTGCTGCTGGTGATGGCGGTGGCGCTCGGCGCGGTGGCCTTCGCCACCCGCTCCGTTTTGCTGCGCGACGCCGACCACCGCATCAACGGCCTGCTGGCCCAGGAGGCCAAGGAGTTCGCCAATCTGGCCGACCGCGGCGTCGACCCGAACACCGGCGACCCCTTCACCGACCCCGACGCGCTGCTGCGGCTGTTCCTGATGCGTCAGTACGCCGACCCCGACGAGGAACTCCTGGGGCTGACCGACGTCCCCGGGCAGGACCCGGTGACCAAGGTGCAGCCGCGGGAGACCCGGGTCGACCACCCGCTGGCCGCGGACAAGCCCGCCCTGAAGAAGGTGTTCGAGTCACGGCACGCCACCGGGACACTGCACCGCCCGCAGGGCGAGGTGCGCTGGGCGAAGGTGACGATCGCGTCCAGCCCCGGGCATCCCCCCGCCGCGTTCGTCGTCGCCTTCCACCCGGCCGGTGAACAGGCCAAGGCGAACGATGTGTTCACCATGCTGATCGCCATCTCCGGGGTGGCCCTTCTGATGACGACCGGCATCGGCTGGGCGGTCGCCGGACGCATCCTGCGGCCCGTACGGATCATCCGCTCGACCGCCGCCCAGCTCACCGAACAGGACCTCACCCGCCGTATCCCCGTCCAGGGCCGCGACGACATCGCCGCCCTCGCCGACACCTTCAACGCCATGCTCGACCGGCTGGAGCGCGCGTTCGCCGCCCAGCGGGAGTTCGTCGACGACGCCGGCCATGAGCTGCGCACCCCGATCACCATCGTCCGGGGCCATCTGGAACTGATGGGCGACGACCCCGCCGAACGCGAGGAGACCGTCCGGATCGTCCTGGAGGAACTGGAGCGGATGAGCAGGATCGTGGAGGACCTGCTGCTGCTCGCCAAGTCCGAACGCCCCGACTTCGTCAGCCCCGAACCCGTCCAGCTCGGGGAACTGACCGCCGACGTGTTCGTGAAGGCCCGGGCACTCGGGGACCGGGACTGGTCCCTGGCCGGACTCGCGGACGCCGAGGTGCACCTGGACGCCCAGCGGATCACCCAGGCCATGGTGCAGCTCGCGCAGAACGCCGTGCAGCACACCGTCCCCGGCCAGCAGGTCGCCATCGGCTCCCGGGTCCAGGAGGGCCGCGTCGAGCTGTACGTCGCGGACAGCGGCCCCGGGGTCCAGCCGCAGGACGCGGGGGTGATCTTCGAACGGTTCCGGCGGGGCACCGCCCGGCGCGGCGCCCGCGGCACCGGCGCGGGCCTCGGCCTCGCGATCGTGAAGGCCATCGCCGAGGGTCACGGCGGCCGGGTGGAGCTGCGGCCCACCGAGGGCGGCGGCGCCACCTTCGTCCTCGTCCTCGACGACCCCGACGGGACGACCGTCCTCATGCCCGCACTGGAAGAGCCCACCAAGGAAGCGGCACTGTGA
- a CDS encoding Lrp/AsnC family transcriptional regulator — MITAIVLIKTSVDRIPEIAEAIAALESVSEVFSVTGTYDLIAMVRVRSHDDLAEVIPGRISKIPGVEGTDTHVAFRTYSQHDLEAAFAIGLDS; from the coding sequence GTGATCACCGCGATCGTGCTCATCAAGACCAGTGTGGACCGCATCCCGGAGATCGCCGAGGCGATCGCCGCGCTGGAAAGCGTCAGCGAGGTCTTCTCCGTGACCGGGACGTACGACCTGATCGCCATGGTCCGGGTCCGCTCCCACGACGATCTCGCCGAGGTCATCCCCGGCCGGATCAGCAAGATCCCGGGCGTCGAGGGCACCGACACCCATGTGGCGTTCCGCACCTACTCGCAGCACGACCTCGAAGCGGCGTTCGCCATCGGGCTCGACTCCTGA
- a CDS encoding SLC13 family permease, with translation MATLCVALSICALLVVPGNFPGLSGDARITLAIFALATCAWIGTPIDDTYIALGAGLALTATGVISSDALFGTLGDDTVWLLICAFVLAAAVARTGLAGRAAAFLVGGARNVRQLTHLTTAALVVTAFAVPATSGRAALAMPVFLALAKVLAGRTRLVVMLALLFPTVILLSAVATLIGAGAHLITVSVLWEAAGERVGFTDWLLVGLPLAVVSSHLAAEVVLFTTTKRADRKGPVHITAEQIQEHSEQPVTGPWSAAESRCALLLATVVALWCSEPLHRVPPAVVALIGAIVAASPALGTVRLKDALKTVPWSLLLFMAATMAMGLALSDSGAAKYLVGGIPLDLPPWLFLAVVIGVSTAAHLVLQSRSARSSVLVPLVVAAAVGAGVNPVAAALASTAAAGFCHTLPASAKPVTLYAEIPGIPTYTPRDLLRMSAVLAPMTALLVLLFTVAVWPLLGVPLT, from the coding sequence ATGGCGACCCTGTGCGTGGCGCTGAGCATCTGCGCACTCCTCGTGGTCCCGGGCAACTTCCCGGGCCTCAGCGGCGACGCGCGGATCACCCTCGCCATCTTCGCCCTGGCGACCTGCGCCTGGATCGGAACGCCGATCGACGACACGTACATCGCGCTCGGCGCGGGCCTCGCCCTGACCGCGACCGGCGTGATCAGCAGCGACGCCCTGTTCGGCACCCTCGGTGACGACACGGTGTGGCTGCTGATCTGCGCCTTCGTGCTCGCCGCCGCCGTCGCCCGGACGGGCCTCGCGGGGCGGGCCGCCGCGTTCCTGGTCGGCGGCGCCCGCAATGTCCGCCAGCTCACCCATCTGACGACCGCCGCCCTGGTGGTCACCGCGTTCGCGGTGCCCGCGACCTCGGGCCGCGCCGCGCTCGCCATGCCCGTGTTCCTCGCGCTCGCCAAGGTCCTCGCCGGCCGCACCCGGCTGGTCGTGATGCTCGCGCTGCTGTTCCCCACGGTGATCCTGCTGTCGGCGGTGGCCACCCTGATCGGCGCGGGCGCCCACCTCATCACCGTGTCGGTGCTGTGGGAGGCCGCGGGGGAACGTGTCGGCTTCACCGACTGGCTGCTCGTCGGGCTCCCGCTCGCCGTAGTGTCCTCGCATCTCGCCGCGGAGGTGGTCCTGTTCACCACGACCAAGCGCGCCGACCGCAAGGGCCCCGTCCACATCACCGCCGAACAGATCCAGGAACACAGCGAACAGCCCGTCACCGGGCCCTGGAGCGCGGCTGAGAGCCGCTGCGCGCTGCTGCTGGCCACCGTCGTCGCCCTGTGGTGCAGCGAACCCCTGCACCGGGTGCCGCCCGCGGTGGTCGCCCTGATCGGCGCGATAGTCGCCGCGTCCCCGGCGCTCGGCACCGTACGGCTGAAGGACGCGCTGAAGACCGTCCCGTGGTCGCTGCTGCTGTTCATGGCCGCGACCATGGCGATGGGCCTCGCCCTGTCCGACTCGGGCGCCGCGAAGTACCTGGTCGGCGGGATACCGCTGGATCTGCCGCCGTGGCTGTTCCTCGCGGTGGTGATCGGGGTGTCCACCGCGGCGCACCTGGTCCTCCAGTCCCGCTCCGCGCGGTCCTCCGTCCTGGTGCCGCTGGTCGTCGCGGCGGCGGTCGGCGCCGGGGTGAACCCGGTCGCCGCCGCCCTCGCCTCCACCGCCGCCGCGGGTTTCTGCCACACTCTGCCCGCCTCGGCGAAACCCGTCACCCTCTACGCCGAGATTCCCGGCATCCCGACCTACACCCCGCGCGATCTGCTGCGGATGTCCGCCGTCCTCGCCCCCATGACCGCGCTGCTCGTGCTGCTGTTCACCGTCGCGGTCTGGCCCCTGCTCGGCGTTCCCCTGACCTGA
- the qcrB gene encoding cytochrome bc1 complex cytochrome b subunit has product MSTTTTNENETDRRGKAPAGERVADWADGRVGIYSLAKANMRKVFPDHWSFMLGEVCLYSFIIIILTGVYLTLFFHPSMNEVEYHGPYVPLQGQLVSEAFNSTMKISFEVRGGLLIRQIHHWAALIFLAGMFVHMMRVFFTGAFRKPREVNWVFGFLLFVLGMFTGFTGYSLPDDLLSGTGVRFMEGAVLSVPIVGTYLSFFLFGGEFPGVDFVARFYSAHVLLLPGIMLGLIVAHLILVVYHKHTQFAGPGRTEKNVVGMPLMPVYMAKAGGYFFLVFGVISVIAALVSLNPIWVLGPYRPDMVSTGAQPDWYMGFSEGLIRVMPGWEINFAGHTLALGVFIPLMVFPLVLVAIAVYPFIESWVTGDKREHHILDRPRNAPTRTGVGVAWITWYVIMLIGGGNDLVATHFHLSINSITWFVRIAFFVGPVLAFIITKRICLGLQRRDRDKVLHGRETGIIKRLPHGEFIEVHEPLNQEALHTLTAHEQYKPAEIGPLVDENGVKRKVSPVEKLRAKLSKGYYGEQGQIEKPSVEEYKEISEGHGHH; this is encoded by the coding sequence ATGAGTACCACCACGACGAACGAGAACGAGACCGACCGCAGGGGCAAGGCGCCCGCGGGTGAGCGGGTCGCGGACTGGGCGGACGGCCGGGTGGGGATCTACTCCCTCGCCAAGGCCAACATGCGCAAGGTCTTCCCCGACCACTGGTCGTTCATGCTGGGCGAGGTCTGCCTCTACAGCTTCATCATCATCATCCTCACGGGTGTGTATCTGACGCTGTTCTTCCACCCGTCGATGAACGAGGTGGAGTACCACGGCCCCTACGTCCCGCTCCAGGGACAGCTGGTGTCCGAGGCGTTCAACTCGACGATGAAGATCTCCTTCGAGGTCCGCGGCGGTCTGCTGATCCGGCAGATCCACCACTGGGCCGCGCTGATCTTCCTGGCCGGCATGTTCGTGCACATGATGCGCGTGTTCTTCACGGGCGCGTTCCGCAAGCCCCGTGAGGTCAACTGGGTCTTCGGCTTCCTGCTGTTCGTCCTCGGGATGTTCACCGGCTTCACCGGCTACTCGCTCCCGGACGACCTGCTGTCGGGCACCGGTGTCCGCTTCATGGAGGGCGCGGTCCTGTCCGTGCCCATCGTGGGTACCTATCTGTCGTTCTTCCTGTTCGGCGGGGAGTTCCCCGGCGTCGACTTCGTGGCCCGGTTCTACTCGGCGCACGTCCTGCTGCTGCCAGGCATCATGCTGGGTCTGATCGTGGCCCACCTGATCCTCGTCGTGTACCACAAGCACACCCAGTTCGCGGGCCCCGGCCGCACCGAGAAGAACGTCGTCGGCATGCCGCTGATGCCGGTCTACATGGCCAAGGCGGGCGGCTACTTCTTCCTCGTCTTCGGTGTCATCTCGGTCATCGCCGCGCTCGTCAGCCTCAACCCGATCTGGGTGCTCGGCCCCTACCGGCCGGACATGGTCTCCACCGGAGCCCAGCCGGACTGGTACATGGGCTTCTCCGAGGGCCTGATCCGGGTGATGCCCGGCTGGGAGATCAACTTCGCCGGACACACGCTCGCCCTGGGCGTGTTCATCCCGCTGATGGTCTTCCCGCTGGTCCTGGTCGCGATCGCGGTCTACCCGTTCATCGAGTCCTGGGTCACCGGCGACAAGCGCGAGCACCACATCCTGGACCGCCCGCGCAACGCCCCGACCCGTACCGGTGTCGGTGTCGCCTGGATCACCTGGTACGTGATCATGCTGATCGGCGGTGGCAACGACCTCGTCGCCACGCACTTCCATCTGTCGATCAACTCGATCACCTGGTTCGTCCGTATCGCGTTCTTCGTGGGACCGGTCCTCGCCTTCATCATCACCAAGCGGATCTGTCTCGGCCTCCAGCGCCGCGACCGGGACAAGGTGCTGCACGGCCGCGAGACCGGCATCATCAAGCGCCTGCCGCACGGTGAGTTCATCGAGGTCCACGAGCCCCTCAACCAGGAGGCGCTCCACACCCTCACGGCGCACGAGCAGTACAAGCCCGCGGAGATCGGCCCGCTCGTCGACGAGAACGGCGTCAAGCGCAAGGTCTCCCCGGTGGAGAAGCTGCGCGCGAAGCTCTCGAAGGGCTACTACGGGGAGCAGGGGCAGATCGAGAAGCCCTCCGTGGAGGAGTACAAGGAGATCAGCGAGGGCCACGGCCACCACTGA